The Gloeobacter morelensis MG652769 genome contains the following window.
AGCGCCGAGGGGGCTTCGGGGGTAGCAAAGGAAATCGGGCTGGAGACGTACTCGTGGTTGACCCACAGATAGCCTTCCCGGTTGCCGTTGATGGGCCGGTAGGCCGTAAAGTCGCAGTTGTAGCCGAAATAGTCGGCGTTATTCGGAAATACCCGGTCGCCCCAGCGGACGATCACGTAGCGCTCGAATTCGGGGGCGACCACCACATCGTCGAGGACCGTGTAGCTGGTCAGAGGCTGGCCGTAGTAGGCGGTTTTGCCGGCGGCGGGCAGATAGCTTTTTTGCGTGGCATAAATCGGCAGCGCGTGCGGCAGGCGCACCGGGGTGAGCGGGCCGGTGCCCAAGAAGGAGCCGGGGCGGGCCGTCGCCTGGCCGGGGATCATCGAGCCCAGCAGGGCCGCACCACCGGTGACACCCAGAAACTTCAGCAGTTCTCTGCGGGAATATTCGGACATTGTCATCCTCAAGAAGTAAAAACGGTGTAGCTAGACAGAAGGTGCACATCCGGCGAACAAAAACAACGGCCGGGCGGTCGCAGGACAAAAGTGGACATGACAACAGCACGGCCTCGCAGGCGGAACCGAGCGCGCACTGCCCGCCGGTTTGGTAGCAAAAGATGCAGCGCTACTCTAAGGCGGCAAGATTAAGGCTGGCACGCGTTCAAGGTTAATAAAAGATTAATGATCGTGAGTACGGCTATCGTTATTAAAAGTTTGTCTTGCCAATCCACACAGCTATGGATGAACTGCGCAGCCTCGATCAGATCGAACTGGACAACCCCGGCTTCGGCCTATCGCGCCGCTACGACCGGGAAGGAGTGGAGTATGCTATTTTTTATCGCGCCGCGGTCGGCAGCAGTCGTCACGTTCACTGTCGCGACAAAAATCAAATCCAAGCCATCATCGACCGGTTGCGCGCCGCTCGGGAGCGTGGCGACTAGAGGGCAGCGCGGCCTTCTTTGATAGCAAGCCAGAAGACAATCGGCGTGGCGATCCCCGTGACCGCAAGGATAATCGCCGTGGTCGCGGTGCCAAGGCGCGGCACACCGGACGCCAGTTCGAACACCGAGCCGACGGCGGCGATGGCCGTCACGCAGGAGATGCCAAGCAGGGCATAGGCTTTGATGTTCACAGAGTGTGCCGGTCTTGAGGACTGTTTCCCAATGTATCAAAAGTTGGCGTTGTCCTTCGATCCGGCAGTCGGCGGTGGATTCCTTAACCTGGGGTTGGTTTAATTTTCATTTTTTTTTGATTCACTGACCCTGGGGTCGCTGCGCGCGAAAGCTTCCGTCCGCACGGCTTCCGGCACTTTTGATACGAGGAAAATGTGGTGAGAGTTTATCGCTTAATTTGCGTGGGTCTGCTTGCGGCCGTGGTGCTTGGTACCGCTTCGCCGCTCCCCGCCGCACGCGCGGCCGATACTTTTGAATTGACGCTTCTGCACAACAACGACGGCGAATCGGCGCTTTTATCCTCGCCGGTGGAAATCGAAGAAGGGGGCGAGACCGTCGAGGTGGGTGGCGTCGCCCGCTTCGCCAGGGTCGTGCGCAAATTGCGCCGCGAAGGTTCCTCCTGCCCCGCCAAGGGGGTGCTGCTCATCTCCTCCGGCGACAACTTTCTGGCAGGTCCACAGTTCAACGCCAGCCTCGAAAAGGGTATTCCGTTCTACGACACCCTCGCCCTGGATTTGTTGCGCTACGACGCCAGCGCCATCGGCAACCACGAATTCGATTTCGGGCCGGACACGCTGGCGGATTTCATCCGCGGCTTCAAAAATCCGCCCGCTTTTGTCACGGCCAACCTCGACTTCAGTGCCGAGCCGAAGCTCAATGCCCTGGTCAAGCGCGGGCGGATCTCCAAAAGCAGCGTTGTGAACGTCTGCGGCCAGCGCTTCGGGATCGTGGGTGCTACGACGCCGTTGCTGGGATCTATCTCCAGCCCCCGCGACGTGAAGATTGACCCGGATGTGGTAGGTACGGTGCAGGCGGAAATTGATGTGCTGCTGGCCCAAGGCATCAACAAGATCATCTTCACCAGCCATCTGCAGAGCGTCGAGGAGGATCTGGCCCTGATTCCGCAACTGCAGGGCATCGATATCGCCATCGCCGGGGGCGGCGACGAACTGCTCGCCAATCCCGACACGCCGCTGTTGCCGGGCGACGCAGAACTGGTGGCCGGCTCCTATCCGCTCACCGCCGCCGACAAAGACGGCAAGTCGGTACCGATTATCACCACCACCGGCAGCTACCGCTATGTGGGCAAGCTGGTGGCTTCCTTCGATGCGGCGGGTAATGTCGTCAGCCTCGATGCCAACCGCAGCGGCCCGGTGCGCGTCATCGCCAAAAGCCGTAGCTTCCCTGACGGTGTGGTACCCGACCCGCTGGTGCAGGAACTGGTGACCAGACCGGTGCAGGCGGCGGTGGACGACCTGGCCGCCAACGTCATCGGACAGAGCGAAGTGGCCCTCGATGGCCTGCGCACCAACGTGCGCACGATCGAAACCAACCAAGGCAACCTGGTGGGCGATGCACTCTTGTGGCAAGCCAATCAGCTTGCGGCCGGTTTCGGTGCCCCGACGGCGGACGTGGCGCTGCAAAACGGCGGCGGCATGCGCGACGACGAAGTGGTTCCGCCCGGCAATATCACCGAGCTGAAGACCTTCGACATCCTGCCCTTCTCGAACTTTGTGTGCATCGTGCCCCAGATTTCAGCCGCCCAGTTCAAAGAAATCCTCGAAAACGCCGTCTCGCGCGTCGAATTGACCGACGGTCGCTTCGCGCAGATTGCCGGTTTCCGCTACACCTGGGATGCCACCGGCACCGCCCAGGTGATCGACGAGACCACCGGCCAAATCACCACCCCCGGCACCCGGGTCAAAGAAGTCGTGCTGGCAAACGGCACGGTGCTCGTCCAGAACGGCCAGGTGGTGGCGGGTGCCCCGGCCGTCAACATCGCCACGATCGACTTTCTGGCTAGAAATGGCGATCAGTACCCCTTCAACGGCGTCCCCTTCACCAACCTGGCGGTCTCCTACCAGCAGGCGCTACTGAACTACATCACCGGCAACCTGAGCGGTGTGGTGACCAGCAGCCAGTACCCCGAAGGCGGCAGCGGCCGGATCACCCGCCTCAACTAGAGCGGGCAGCCCACCACTGGGTGAGATTGCAGGCCGCCTCCAGGCGGCCTGTTTTTGTTATCTGATCAGCACCTCGGCGTGGTGGCGCAGGTGATCGTCGATGAAGCTGGCGATGAAGTAGTAGCTGTGGTCGTAGCCTACCTGGCGGCGCAACAGCAGCGACTGGCCGGCGGCGGCGCAGGCCTGCTCGAAGGTGTCGATGCGCAGTTGCTCCTCCAGGTACGGATCTGCCATTCCCTGGTCGATCAGCATGGTCGGCTCGATGGTACCGAGCGCCACCAGGGCGCTTGCGTCGTAACTTTTCCAGCTCTCCTGGTCCACTCCCAGATAGCGCGGGAAAGCTTTTTGGCCCCACGGCGAGCGCGTCGGGGCAGCAATGGGAGCAAAGGCCGAGACCGAGCGGTAGCGCGTCGGGTTCTTGAAGGCACACACCAGCGCGCCGTGGCCCCCCATCGAGTGGCCGCTGATGCCGGTGCGCTCAGGATCCGCCGGAAAGTGGGCAGCGACGATCAAGGGCAATTCGCCGACCACGTAGCTGTACATGCGGTAGTGGCGGCTCCACGGCTCCTCGGTGGCATCGACATAAAAGCCCGCCCCGCTGCCGAAGTCCCATTCATCGTCCTCGCCGGGGATGCCGGTGTTGCGGGGGCTGGTGTCGGGGGCGATCAGCATCAGCCCGTGCTGGGCAGCGGCGCGCTGTGCTCCGGCTTTGACCATGAAGTTTTCTTCAGTACAGGTGAGGCCCGCCAGAAAGTACAGCACCGGCACCGGACCGGCCGCTGCCTGGGGTGGGGTAAACACCGAAAAGCGCATCGAGCCGTCGCAGGTCTCGGAGTGGTGCCGATAGAAGCCCACCGTCCCGCCGAAGCAGCGGTGGGAGGACAGTAATTCGGGTGCGTTGCGCATATTAAAAAGTCACCACGGTGCGGATGGATTTGCCCTCGTGCATCAGGTCGAACGCCTGGTTGATCTCGTTCAGCGGCAGGACATGGGTAATCAGATCGTCGATGTTGATCTTGCCTTCCATATACCAGTCGACGATCTTGGGCACGTCGGTGCGCCCGCGCGCTCCCCCGAAGGCGGAGCCTTTCCAGACCCGGCCGGTCACTAGCTGGAACGGCCGGGTGCGGATTTCCTGACCGGCGCCTGCCACGCCAATGATCACGCTCACCCCCCAGCCTTTGTGGCAGCACTCAAGGGCCTGGCGCATCACGTCGACATTGCCGATGCATTCAAAACTGTAGTCGGCTCCGCCTTTGGTCAGTTCCACCAGGTAGGGCACCAGGTCGCCCTCGACTGCTTTGGGATTGACGAAGTGGGTCATACCGAATTTCTCGGCCAATACTTTTTTGGCCGGATTGGTATCGACTCCGATGATCTTGTCGGCTCCCACCATCCGGCAGCCCTGGATGACGTTGAGGCCGATGCCGCCCAGGCCAAAGACGACCACATTTGCGCCCGGTTCAACTTTGGCGGTGTAGATCACTGCACCGACGCCGGTGGTCACCCCGCAGCCGATGTAGCAGACTTTGTCGAAGGGGGCATCCTTGCGGATCTTTGCTACGGCGATCTCCGGCAGCACCGTGAAGTTCGAAAAGGTCGAGGTGCCCATGTAGTGGTAGAGCGGCTCACCACCGAGCGAGAAGCGGCTGGTGCCGTCGGGCATCACCCCCCGGCCCTGGGTGGCACGGATGGCCTGGCAGAGGTTGGTCTTGCGGCTCAGGCAGTACTCGCACTGGCGGCATTCGGGGGTGTACAGCGGAATGACGTGATCGCCCGGTTTGACGCTCGTCACCTCGGGGCCGACTTCCACCACCACACCGGCCCCCTCGTGGCCCAAAATCGCCGGAAAGAGTCCCTCCGGATCCGCGCCTGAGAGTGTGAAGGCGTCGGTGTGGCAGATGCCGGTCGCCTTGATTTCGACCAGCACCTCGCCGACTTTGGGGCCTTCCAGTTCGACGCTTTCTATCCGCAAAGGCTTGCCGGCTTCCATTGCCACGGCCGCTTTTACCTGCATGCGCTGCTCCTTGCCTGTCCGTTTTGGCCACAGACAAGGCTAACGCACCGGGCGCAACGGTTCACCGGGCCGTTTATCAATCTGTACACGGGCCGGTCGCGGGCGGCTAAACGTAGACACCCCGCGAGGCTTTGAGCATGTGATAGGTGATCAGCAACTGCGAGATGGCGAGTGGATGGCTCTGCAGCGTTTCGCCGGTGGTGCCGGTCACCTTGCCCAGGTCCGCGGGGATATTGCACAGCTGCGAGCCGTTGGCCATCTCTTCGCAGAGCACATCCTGGAGTTCTTTGACCTGCTCGTCGGTGGCATGGCCGTCCACTTCGAGCACATCGACGGGCTTGCCCATGTCGCGGTCCAGTTCGATGCGCACCGCCGAGCGGGTGTGGGCGCCGCTGCGCTCGATGACATCCACGAAGTCCGGGTGGGGAATGGTGGGCCTCAGCACCAGCCGCACGTTGAGCTGGGTATCGGGGCCGTTCTGGCCCGGGTAGAAGCTCACCACCAGGTCCGCTGTGCTGCGCTGGGGCCGGATAAACTGCTCCGAGTCGGGTTCGCGCTTGGCCATCTCGCCCAGCACCTGCTCCTCGGTGTAGCCGCGCTTGGCGGTGTCGCGCCGGATTTTCCAGCGGGTACGCAGCGACTCCGGGGGAGCGAGGTAGGCTTTAACGTCGTAGCAATCGCGCATCCCCCGCGTCGAGAAGCCCAATAACCCCTCGACCACTACAAAGTTGCGCGGTTTGATGTACTCGGGCGGATCGAAGGTGCCGGTTTTGTGGTTGTAGATGGGCTTTAAGATCGGCTGGCCGGTGCGCAGCAAAGCGAGGTGCTGCTGGATGATGTCGAGGTAGTTGCAGTCGGGGTGCAGGGCAGTGATCCCCAGTTCGGCGCGCTGCTTGCGGTCGTAGCGATGGTAGTCGTCGGTGCAGATGATCGTGACATTGTCGGGGCCGAGGAGCTGAGCGAGGCCTCGCGTCAGGGTGGTCTTGCCCGCCGCGCTGTCGCCGACGATGCCGAGAATGATAGGACGCTGTGCCATGGAACCTCCCCTGCTAAGGATAAGTAGTTTTGATTTTAGAACCCCCGTCACATATTTTTCCGTTGTAGGACGACGGACTTTTTGTCAGCCCGCCCCGGCAGCGGCTTGTAGACTGGTCTGAGAAATCCTGCCTATCGCCATGCTCCCAATCCGACGCCTGCTCGCCTGCACCGCGCTCATCTGCGCCACCGCCCTCGGTCCGGTCGCTTCTGCCCAGACGGACAACGCCGCCGGGTCGGGCAAGGACTGGTGGTCCCACGTCCGGTTTCTAGCCGACGACCGCCTTGAAGGCCGCAACACCGGCAGCGAGAGCTATCTGCAGGCGGCGCGCTACGTCGCGGAGCAATTCAAGCGGGCGGGGGCGTTGCCCGCCGGGAGCAAAGGTTATCTGCAGCCGGTCAAGTTTCAAAGCCGTGTGCTCGATGAGGGCCGCTCCAGCCTGACGCTGGTGCGCGGGGGCACATTCGAAGCGCTGACCATTGGCGACGACGCGGTTATCGGCGTGCGCAACGGTATCACCCCCAGTCTTGAAGCGCCCCTGGTCTTCGCAGGCTACGGCCTCACGGTGCCCGAAAACAATTACGACGACCTGGCCGGGCTGGACCTTCAAGGCAAGATTGCCGTTGTCCTCAGCGGCGGCCCGGCGGCGATCCCCGGTGCGTTGCGCTCGCACTACGGTTCGGTGGCCGAGCGCTGGAAATTTCTGAAGAAGGCCGGGGCGGTAGGGCTGATCACGGTGCAGAACCCCAGGATCATGGACATCCCCTGGGAGCGCTCGAAGCTGTTGCGCTTTTTTCCGTCGATGGTGCTCGCCGAATCTACCCTCCAGGACGCGCCCGATCTGCCTTTGACCGTGGGGATGAACCCGGCCAGCATGGACAAGTTGCTCGCCGGTTCCGGCACCACCTTCGCCCAGATTCTGGCTGCCGCCGACACC
Protein-coding sequences here:
- a CDS encoding bifunctional metallophosphatase/5'-nucleotidase, which codes for MRVYRLICVGLLAAVVLGTASPLPAARAADTFELTLLHNNDGESALLSSPVEIEEGGETVEVGGVARFARVVRKLRREGSSCPAKGVLLISSGDNFLAGPQFNASLEKGIPFYDTLALDLLRYDASAIGNHEFDFGPDTLADFIRGFKNPPAFVTANLDFSAEPKLNALVKRGRISKSSVVNVCGQRFGIVGATTPLLGSISSPRDVKIDPDVVGTVQAEIDVLLAQGINKIIFTSHLQSVEEDLALIPQLQGIDIAIAGGGDELLANPDTPLLPGDAELVAGSYPLTAADKDGKSVPIITTTGSYRYVGKLVASFDAAGNVVSLDANRSGPVRVIAKSRSFPDGVVPDPLVQELVTRPVQAAVDDLAANVIGQSEVALDGLRTNVRTIETNQGNLVGDALLWQANQLAAGFGAPTADVALQNGGGMRDDEVVPPGNITELKTFDILPFSNFVCIVPQISAAQFKEILENAVSRVELTDGRFAQIAGFRYTWDATGTAQVIDETTGQITTPGTRVKEVVLANGTVLVQNGQVVAGAPAVNIATIDFLARNGDQYPFNGVPFTNLAVSYQQALLNYITGNLSGVVTSSQYPEGGSGRITRLN
- the fghA gene encoding S-formylglutathione hydrolase is translated as MRNAPELLSSHRCFGGTVGFYRHHSETCDGSMRFSVFTPPQAAAGPVPVLYFLAGLTCTEENFMVKAGAQRAAAQHGLMLIAPDTSPRNTGIPGEDDEWDFGSGAGFYVDATEEPWSRHYRMYSYVVGELPLIVAAHFPADPERTGISGHSMGGHGALVCAFKNPTRYRSVSAFAPIAAPTRSPWGQKAFPRYLGVDQESWKSYDASALVALGTIEPTMLIDQGMADPYLEEQLRIDTFEQACAAAGQSLLLRRQVGYDHSYYFIASFIDDHLRHHAEVLIR
- a CDS encoding S-(hydroxymethyl)glutathione dehydrogenase/class III alcohol dehydrogenase; the encoded protein is MQVKAAVAMEAGKPLRIESVELEGPKVGEVLVEIKATGICHTDAFTLSGADPEGLFPAILGHEGAGVVVEVGPEVTSVKPGDHVIPLYTPECRQCEYCLSRKTNLCQAIRATQGRGVMPDGTSRFSLGGEPLYHYMGTSTFSNFTVLPEIAVAKIRKDAPFDKVCYIGCGVTTGVGAVIYTAKVEPGANVVVFGLGGIGLNVIQGCRMVGADKIIGVDTNPAKKVLAEKFGMTHFVNPKAVEGDLVPYLVELTKGGADYSFECIGNVDVMRQALECCHKGWGVSVIIGVAGAGQEIRTRPFQLVTGRVWKGSAFGGARGRTDVPKIVDWYMEGKINIDDLITHVLPLNEINQAFDLMHEGKSIRTVVTF
- a CDS encoding phosphoribulokinase, which gives rise to MAQRPIILGIVGDSAAGKTTLTRGLAQLLGPDNVTIICTDDYHRYDRKQRAELGITALHPDCNYLDIIQQHLALLRTGQPILKPIYNHKTGTFDPPEYIKPRNFVVVEGLLGFSTRGMRDCYDVKAYLAPPESLRTRWKIRRDTAKRGYTEEQVLGEMAKREPDSEQFIRPQRSTADLVVSFYPGQNGPDTQLNVRLVLRPTIPHPDFVDVIERSGAHTRSAVRIELDRDMGKPVDVLEVDGHATDEQVKELQDVLCEEMANGSQLCNIPADLGKVTGTTGETLQSHPLAISQLLITYHMLKASRGVYV